A genomic window from Pirellulaceae bacterium includes:
- a CDS encoding DUF4186 domain-containing protein, which produces MNDPPNMLPTGPNPDLSQSKFRQRFQLTNKDREYLLLKTLDVVMQHAQRFVRDRLAPEMPTNDGQQTPMRGHPVFIAQHATATCCRSCLWKWHQIPKGRRLRDEEQQQILLTIREWLVIQLGDSREPPRQTQRTLFPNEPLD; this is translated from the coding sequence ATGAACGACCCTCCCAACATGCTGCCCACCGGTCCAAATCCCGATCTGAGCCAAAGTAAGTTTCGGCAACGTTTCCAGCTGACAAACAAAGATCGGGAATATCTTCTACTCAAGACGCTGGATGTGGTGATGCAGCACGCCCAACGTTTCGTTCGAGACAGATTAGCGCCGGAGATGCCGACGAACGATGGCCAGCAAACGCCAATGCGAGGTCATCCCGTCTTCATTGCACAACATGCGACGGCGACCTGCTGCAGAAGTTGTCTCTGGAAATGGCATCAAATCCCCAAAGGTCGAAGATTGCGTGATGAAGAGCAGCAGCAAATTTTGCTCACGATACGCGAATGGCTTGTTATTCAGTTGGGAGACAGCAGAGAGCCACCTCGACAGACTCAGCGAACGCTATTTCCAAACGAGCCACTCGACTGA
- the rsmA gene encoding 16S rRNA (adenine(1518)-N(6)/adenine(1519)-N(6))-dimethyltransferase RsmA yields MSSKKQTVSFLRERFREVGFRPYAKHGQNFLIDLNLLDLLVRVADVNSSDVVLEVGAGTGSLTARIAERAAAVVTVEIDPHLAQLALEQLEGADNVTLLQQDALRNKNNFSPIVIQTLQEKMAETGQTDFKLVANLPYSVATPIISNLLNCEITPSSMTVTIQKELGERIVATPRTKDYSSLSVWIQSQCYAAIVREMAPSVFWPRPKVDSAIVQMVIDRLKRSQISDLGAFNQFIRGVFLHRRKFLRSALVSSQKQLSKLEVDQIMQQLGFTAQTRAEELVVEQLLSLWEAVANFPAEPPPVEK; encoded by the coding sequence ATGTCGTCAAAGAAGCAAACGGTTTCATTCTTACGTGAGCGTTTTCGAGAAGTCGGATTTCGACCGTACGCTAAACACGGTCAAAATTTTCTGATTGATCTCAATTTGTTGGACTTGCTTGTCCGTGTTGCGGATGTCAACTCGTCCGATGTGGTCCTCGAGGTGGGCGCTGGGACAGGCTCCTTGACCGCACGAATTGCGGAACGCGCTGCAGCAGTGGTGACCGTGGAAATCGATCCCCATCTTGCCCAACTCGCGCTGGAACAGCTTGAAGGTGCTGACAACGTTACGCTTCTACAACAAGATGCGCTCCGCAATAAGAATAACTTCAGCCCGATCGTCATCCAAACTTTACAGGAGAAGATGGCGGAAACTGGGCAGACCGATTTCAAACTGGTGGCCAATCTTCCCTATTCGGTCGCCACACCGATTATCTCAAATTTGCTCAATTGTGAGATTACGCCTTCAAGTATGACCGTCACGATCCAAAAGGAGTTAGGTGAAAGAATTGTGGCCACGCCACGCACCAAGGATTACAGCAGCTTGAGCGTTTGGATTCAGAGCCAATGTTATGCGGCCATTGTCCGCGAAATGGCTCCCTCCGTTTTCTGGCCACGTCCCAAAGTGGATTCCGCGATCGTCCAAATGGTGATCGATCGGCTGAAACGTTCACAAATCTCGGACTTGGGGGCTTTTAATCAATTCATTCGCGGTGTTTTCTTACACCGGCGAAAGTTTTTGCGAAGTGCTTTGGTGAGTTCGCAGAAGCAACTGTCCAAGTTGGAAGTCGACCAAATCATGCAACAATTGGGCTTCACTGCCCAGACTCGAGCTGAGGAGCTGGTGGTTGAGCAGTTGTTGAGTCTCTGGGAAGCCGTCGCCAATTTTCCAGCGGAACCGCCGCCGGTTGAAAAATGA
- the surE gene encoding 5'/3'-nucleotidase SurE, protein MQILLTNDDGIYAPGLAAMERELRKIGDVCVVAPATEQSGVGHSITFLSPLIAREVFEADRHRGWAVEGSPADCVKIGVFEFCPRKPDLVVSGINGGLNAGINVLYSGTVAAAIEGAFFGITSIAVSLEHDEHAQFDRAAEMARGIIEQLLQQKRASQQLFNLNFPTAAMDEPKGLRVVPMGVERYGELYIKRQDPKGRDYFWATNDPPPKPSENDTDLTCLAEGYATLTSLDYDLTKFDMQREMHDWEIVLPEQKR, encoded by the coding sequence GTGCAGATTCTCTTGACCAACGACGATGGCATCTATGCACCCGGCCTAGCTGCAATGGAGCGTGAATTACGAAAAATTGGAGATGTGTGTGTTGTTGCACCGGCCACCGAGCAGAGCGGCGTGGGCCATTCCATTACCTTTTTGAGTCCCTTGATTGCTCGGGAGGTATTTGAGGCGGACCGTCACCGAGGTTGGGCTGTGGAAGGGAGTCCGGCGGATTGTGTGAAAATCGGCGTTTTTGAATTTTGTCCCCGCAAGCCTGACTTGGTTGTAAGCGGCATTAACGGTGGTTTGAATGCCGGGATCAACGTGCTCTATTCGGGCACGGTTGCAGCGGCGATCGAAGGCGCTTTTTTTGGAATCACCAGCATCGCCGTTTCGCTGGAACATGACGAGCATGCTCAGTTCGATCGAGCAGCGGAGATGGCTCGTGGAATTATCGAACAACTGTTGCAGCAGAAGAGAGCTTCCCAACAACTGTTCAATTTGAATTTTCCCACCGCGGCCATGGACGAACCCAAAGGCCTGCGTGTGGTTCCGATGGGGGTCGAACGCTACGGCGAATTGTATATCAAACGTCAAGATCCCAAGGGGCGGGACTACTTTTGGGCTACCAATGATCCGCCGCCTAAGCCGTCGGAAAACGACACTGACTTGACATGTCTGGCGGAGGGGTACGCGACGCTGACATCCTTGGATTACGATCTTACCAAATTTGATATGCAGCGAGAAATGCATGACTGGGAGATCGTCTTGCCCGAACAAAAACGCTGA
- a CDS encoding riboflavin synthase has product MFAGIVEELGRIVEVRPDKPGCRLVVDVDTVLGGTGIGDSISINGCCLTVVKMDGPRLEFDAGPETLQKTNLGELAAGSQVNLERSLAIGDRLGGHFVTGHVDAVGQVDERVDDKDWSTFWFRVPAELTRQMASKGSVAVDGISLTLVDVTDDRFSVALIPHTLQVTTLGKKKLADSVNIETDLLAKYVQQQLTGEEPLS; this is encoded by the coding sequence ATGTTTGCGGGAATTGTGGAGGAGTTAGGACGCATTGTCGAGGTTCGGCCCGATAAGCCTGGGTGTCGGCTGGTGGTTGACGTCGATACGGTTCTGGGCGGCACGGGGATTGGGGACAGTATTTCCATCAACGGTTGTTGCCTCACCGTGGTCAAGATGGATGGTCCGCGTCTGGAATTTGATGCGGGGCCTGAGACACTGCAAAAAACCAATCTTGGAGAACTTGCGGCGGGCTCGCAAGTCAATCTGGAACGATCTCTTGCGATCGGAGATCGACTTGGAGGTCACTTTGTGACCGGCCATGTGGATGCGGTTGGACAAGTCGATGAACGGGTTGACGATAAAGATTGGTCAACGTTTTGGTTTCGGGTACCGGCCGAATTGACCCGGCAAATGGCTTCCAAGGGATCCGTTGCCGTCGATGGAATCAGCCTGACTTTGGTCGATGTGACCGATGACCGCTTTAGTGTTGCCCTGATTCCTCATACATTGCAGGTTACGACATTGGGTAAAAAGAAGTTGGCTGACAGTGTGAATATCGAAACAGATCTGCTGGCGAAGTATGTTCAGCAGCAACTGACCGGAGAGGAACCGTTATCGTAA
- a CDS encoding response regulator, with amino-acid sequence MDQDTVGRPMEILLVEDSLADAKLAIEALRRGDIKHRLTLVRDGEEALEFLQQESRFTHAPQPDLVLLDLHLPKRDGRDVLTAIRSELDFKQIPVVILTASKAHEDLVRSELLQVDAYMVKPVDLEKFVELVRQLRHFWHADVILPT; translated from the coding sequence ATGGATCAAGACACGGTCGGTCGACCGATGGAGATTCTGCTGGTCGAAGACAGCCTGGCCGATGCCAAGTTGGCGATTGAGGCATTGCGACGCGGCGATATCAAGCACCGCCTCACGCTAGTTCGGGATGGTGAAGAGGCGTTAGAGTTTCTTCAGCAGGAATCTCGTTTTACACACGCTCCTCAACCCGATTTGGTGTTGTTAGACCTCCATTTGCCAAAGCGTGATGGTCGCGACGTTTTGACGGCGATACGCTCTGAATTGGATTTCAAGCAGATACCCGTCGTGATCTTAACGGCCTCCAAGGCCCATGAGGACTTGGTGCGAAGCGAGCTTTTGCAGGTTGATGCCTACATGGTGAAACCGGTCGACCTCGAGAAATTTGTCGAACTTGTACGTCAGTTACGACATTTTTGGCACGCCGACGTGATTCTGCCGACGTGA
- the eno gene encoding phosphopyruvate hydratase → MSTIVHIQGRQILDSRGNPTVEADVHLADGTTGRAAVPSGASTGAHEAWELRDVDASEFMGKGVTQAVENINTVIADALLGEDAREQVAIDQRMIALDGTPNKKNLGANAILGVSMAVADAAANYTEQPLYRYLGGAGARILPAPMMNIVNGGEHADNSVDVQEFMVMPLGFDTFSEALRCGVEIFHHLKKVLQSKKLNTAVGDEGGFAPDLGSNVEALDLILEAIDKAGYKAGEQVRIALDVAATEFYNPETGKYKIDGGELDSAGMVDFLANWVSKYPICSIEDGCSEDDWEGWKMLTTRLGNEVQLVGDDLFVTNTERLQRGIDEGIANSILIKVNQIGSLTETIEAIQLAGRNNFSAVTSHRSGETEDTTIADLAVALSTGQIKTGSASRTDRMAKYNQLLRIEEQLGAAALYGGPLFPKR, encoded by the coding sequence ATGAGCACCATCGTACACATCCAAGGCCGACAGATTCTCGACAGTCGTGGCAACCCAACGGTGGAAGCCGATGTCCATCTGGCCGACGGAACCACCGGTCGCGCGGCAGTTCCAAGCGGAGCCAGCACGGGCGCCCACGAGGCATGGGAGTTGAGAGACGTAGACGCCAGCGAATTCATGGGCAAAGGTGTCACCCAAGCCGTCGAGAACATCAACACGGTGATCGCGGATGCGTTGCTGGGCGAAGACGCACGGGAACAGGTCGCAATCGATCAACGCATGATCGCTCTGGATGGGACTCCCAATAAGAAGAACTTGGGAGCCAACGCCATTCTGGGAGTCTCGATGGCCGTTGCCGACGCCGCCGCGAATTACACCGAACAACCGCTTTATCGATATTTGGGCGGAGCCGGTGCTCGTATCCTACCGGCACCGATGATGAACATTGTCAATGGCGGTGAGCATGCGGACAACTCGGTCGATGTCCAGGAATTCATGGTGATGCCACTTGGCTTCGACACCTTCAGCGAAGCTTTGCGATGCGGAGTCGAGATTTTTCATCACCTGAAAAAAGTGTTGCAATCCAAAAAGCTCAACACGGCAGTCGGCGATGAAGGCGGATTTGCCCCCGACCTGGGCAGCAACGTCGAAGCGTTGGACCTCATTCTCGAAGCAATCGACAAAGCCGGCTACAAAGCAGGAGAGCAGGTTCGCATCGCACTCGATGTTGCTGCCACCGAGTTCTACAATCCAGAAACCGGCAAATACAAAATTGACGGTGGTGAACTCGACTCGGCGGGCATGGTCGATTTCCTCGCCAATTGGGTCTCGAAGTACCCCATCTGCTCGATCGAAGACGGCTGCAGCGAGGACGATTGGGAAGGATGGAAGATGCTAACCACTCGGTTGGGCAACGAAGTCCAACTGGTAGGCGACGACCTGTTCGTCACCAATACCGAACGACTGCAACGGGGTATTGATGAAGGAATTGCCAACAGCATCCTAATCAAGGTCAACCAAATTGGCTCCCTCACCGAAACAATCGAGGCAATTCAGTTGGCCGGGCGAAATAACTTTAGTGCCGTCACGAGCCACCGCAGTGGTGAAACGGAAGATACGACGATTGCCGATCTGGCCGTCGCCTTGTCTACGGGTCAAATCAAAACGGGCTCGGCATCGCGAACGGATCGGATGGCAAAGTACAATCAGTTACTCCGCATCGAAGAACAGCTCGGAGCAGCAGCTCTATACGGCGGTCCTCTGTTCCCCAAGCGTTAA
- the guaA gene encoding glutamine-hydrolyzing GMP synthase: protein MSTASSTNQTAGPRIAQERVLVLDFGSQYAQLIARRVREQNVYCEIVRHDIAPERIREHAPRGLILSGGPSSVYETGAPKCNSAIFDMGIPILGICYGMQLACDALGGEVKNAPAREYGRARCRINESAGLFDGLPTETDVWMSHGDQVAQVSSNFIPLAQTDTCPIAAVRHRDLPVFGLQFHPEVTHTALGKTVLRNFLVSVCECSGTWKLGDFARETIETIRETVGDSRVICGLSGGVDSSVVAALLYQALGSQLSCILVDNGLLRMNEAEAVIKEFSNHFKTDLHVIKAEKEFLTALSGIEDPQEKRKRIGHEFIHCFEKEAAGIDNARFLAQGTLYPDVIESGAAKDGPAATIKTHHNVGGLPENLGFELIEPLRDLFKDEVRRLGEELGVPQEIVWRHPFPGPGLAVRCLGEVTKERLETLRHADHIVVTEIKQAGLYQQTAQAFAVLLPVQSVGVMGDARTYENAAVIRCVDTDDFMTADWSRLPYDLLARISTRVINEVKGVNRVSYDISTKPPATIEWE from the coding sequence ATGAGCACGGCCTCATCGACAAATCAAACGGCTGGCCCCAGGATCGCTCAAGAACGAGTCCTCGTATTGGATTTTGGTTCACAGTATGCCCAACTGATCGCTCGCCGCGTTCGTGAACAAAACGTCTACTGTGAAATCGTCCGACACGACATTGCACCTGAACGAATCAGAGAACATGCACCACGAGGTCTGATTCTGTCCGGCGGCCCTTCAAGCGTCTACGAAACAGGGGCTCCGAAGTGCAATTCGGCCATTTTTGACATGGGCATCCCCATTTTGGGAATTTGCTACGGGATGCAGCTGGCCTGCGACGCGCTGGGCGGAGAAGTTAAAAACGCCCCCGCTCGAGAATACGGCCGCGCTCGCTGTCGCATCAACGAGTCGGCAGGCCTTTTCGACGGCTTGCCCACCGAGACAGACGTTTGGATGAGTCATGGAGACCAGGTAGCTCAAGTTTCATCCAACTTCATTCCCCTGGCTCAGACCGATACCTGTCCGATTGCCGCAGTCCGCCACCGAGACCTTCCAGTATTTGGACTTCAATTTCATCCAGAAGTAACGCACACCGCTTTAGGAAAGACCGTGCTGAGAAACTTTCTCGTCTCGGTTTGCGAGTGTAGTGGCACCTGGAAACTGGGCGATTTTGCGCGTGAAACGATCGAAACCATCCGAGAAACGGTCGGGGACTCCCGCGTCATTTGTGGCTTATCAGGCGGTGTCGATTCGTCCGTCGTAGCCGCTTTGCTCTACCAAGCGTTAGGCTCGCAACTTTCCTGCATTTTGGTCGACAATGGGTTGCTGCGAATGAATGAAGCAGAAGCCGTCATCAAAGAATTTTCGAACCATTTCAAAACAGATCTCCATGTGATCAAAGCTGAGAAAGAATTCCTGACGGCTCTATCGGGCATCGAAGATCCCCAGGAAAAGCGAAAGCGAATCGGTCATGAGTTCATTCATTGCTTCGAAAAAGAAGCGGCTGGTATTGATAACGCCCGTTTTCTGGCACAAGGCACGCTTTACCCGGATGTAATTGAAAGTGGCGCTGCAAAAGATGGGCCTGCCGCCACAATCAAAACACATCACAACGTGGGGGGACTGCCTGAAAACCTAGGATTCGAACTCATCGAACCACTCAGGGATTTATTCAAAGACGAAGTCCGACGATTGGGAGAAGAACTCGGAGTCCCACAAGAAATTGTTTGGCGACATCCGTTTCCCGGTCCAGGTCTAGCCGTCCGTTGTCTGGGCGAAGTGACCAAGGAACGACTTGAGACGCTCCGACATGCCGACCATATCGTCGTCACAGAAATCAAACAGGCAGGCCTCTACCAACAAACGGCCCAGGCCTTTGCCGTCCTGCTACCGGTACAGAGCGTGGGCGTCATGGGCGATGCTCGAACCTATGAAAATGCGGCCGTCATTCGCTGTGTTGATACGGATGACTTCATGACGGCCGACTGGTCGCGACTTCCCTATGATCTGTTGGCTCGGATTTCGACTCGCGTAATCAACGAGGTCAAAGGTGTCAATCGAGTCAGCTATGACATCAGCACCAAGCCACCTGCCACCATCGAGTGGGAGTAA
- a CDS encoding aminotransferase class I/II-fold pyridoxal phosphate-dependent enzyme, whose translation MGRRVVAQECRLSFTSTASSAGVNATVSLEKLLAPFKPPTDSFVHRLRYWLAEQPEEQAFSFLLDGDDNSTSYTYEQLDRRARVIAHRLQRMGMQGERALLLYPPGLDFVAGFFGCLYAGVIAVPAYPPRRNRNMHRIQAIADDASARLALTVSDVLHRTENLLDEGSTMHGLTWLATDELSDDQADGWEMPPVDGDTLALLQYTSGSTGSPKGVMLNHGNIVHNCSLITGAFEAGREVVGMSWLPTYHDMGLVGGVLNPLYIGRPSILMSPMLFLQRPVRWLKAVSNFSVTISGGPNFAYDLCTRKITEDQLTDIDLSSWTLAFNGAEPVRRETLEKFYRRFAPYGFRKEAFYPCYGMAETTLIVTGGARRKPPVVRCFDGSSLDEGRVNVAAPDGDRGRYAIGCGRKLQDEEILIVDSDTRTEMPEGRVGEIWIRSGSVGKGYWNKPEFTAETFEARLADDDDERRFLRSGDLGFFHEGELFVTGRIKDLIIVRGVNRYPQDIEMTVERADRRVRNGASAAFAVDVEGRERLIVVSEVERNRDDDWDEVIDAIRRDVTTEHELPPDGVILVRSGSIPKTSSGKIQRHACRQGFQEGSLVTIARRCLWETEATPPDTPEEAVLPVNGTVSAADSVRVLNTVMQQVKAVAKERAKEIYPQTSIVELGLDSLERMEIINLLEETFGGQLPEDVLPEIETCQEVADAVITHLGARQADKPGRRRFESIPAENYDFGQMTEYLQLKRNMEILQSTGLPNPYFQRHQSVTRDTTMIDGRELINFSSYNYLGMSGDAAVAESAKKAIDQYGTSVSASRLVSGQKTIHTELEREIADFVGAEDALVYVGGHSTNETTIGHLFGPGDLILHDALAHNSIIQGAILSGARRRPFPHNGFEELDQLLKELRHDYRRVLIVVEGVYSMDGDYPDLPEFVAVKKRHKVFLMVDEAHSIGTMGDHGRGMAEFFGINPPDVDLWMGTLSKSFGSCGGYIAGCQQVVEYLKYTAPGFVYSVGLSPSNAAAALESIRLLRQEPERARKCIKNAQLFLREAQQHRLCTGLSKDTPVVPVVIGSSVNALRLSRQLYERGINVQPILYPAVEESGARLRFFVTASHTTEQIVETVKAVAEELAQIAPAYFAQSGETPRPVGNAV comes from the coding sequence ATGGGTAGGAGAGTGGTCGCCCAGGAATGTCGGCTTTCCTTTACTTCCACAGCCTCCAGTGCTGGAGTTAATGCGACGGTGAGCCTCGAAAAGCTTCTTGCACCTTTCAAACCGCCGACTGACAGTTTCGTACACCGTTTGCGTTACTGGTTAGCCGAGCAACCGGAAGAACAGGCGTTCTCCTTCCTCCTGGATGGGGACGACAATTCAACCAGTTATACGTACGAACAGTTGGATCGGCGGGCTCGTGTCATTGCCCACCGGTTGCAGCGGATGGGGATGCAAGGTGAGCGCGCTTTGTTACTGTACCCACCTGGTTTAGATTTTGTCGCCGGATTTTTCGGTTGTCTTTACGCTGGCGTCATTGCAGTGCCGGCTTACCCACCTCGCCGCAACCGTAATATGCATCGGATTCAGGCGATTGCCGATGACGCTTCAGCTCGTCTCGCCTTGACGGTGTCGGATGTGCTTCATCGGACGGAGAATTTGCTGGACGAAGGTTCGACGATGCACGGTCTGACCTGGTTAGCCACGGATGAGTTGTCCGATGACCAGGCAGACGGCTGGGAGATGCCCCCGGTCGATGGAGACACGTTGGCCTTGTTGCAGTATACCTCAGGCTCTACCGGATCGCCCAAAGGCGTGATGTTGAATCACGGCAATATCGTACACAATTGTTCTTTGATTACAGGAGCTTTTGAAGCGGGCCGTGAAGTGGTGGGAATGTCATGGTTGCCGACTTATCACGACATGGGCTTAGTTGGCGGTGTCCTGAATCCACTGTACATCGGCCGGCCGAGCATTCTGATGTCGCCGATGTTGTTTTTGCAGCGCCCCGTGCGTTGGTTGAAGGCCGTTTCGAATTTTTCGGTTACGATCAGCGGCGGTCCCAACTTTGCCTACGATCTGTGCACCCGAAAGATCACAGAAGATCAGCTCACCGACATTGATTTGAGTAGTTGGACGCTCGCCTTCAACGGTGCCGAACCCGTTCGACGCGAGACGTTGGAGAAGTTCTATCGTCGGTTTGCCCCCTACGGTTTCCGAAAGGAAGCGTTTTATCCCTGTTATGGAATGGCCGAGACGACGTTGATTGTCACGGGGGGAGCGCGGCGAAAACCGCCGGTGGTGCGTTGTTTTGATGGGAGTTCTCTCGACGAGGGCCGCGTCAACGTGGCGGCACCCGATGGGGATCGTGGCCGTTATGCGATCGGTTGTGGTCGCAAATTGCAGGATGAAGAAATCCTAATTGTTGACTCGGATACCCGAACGGAAATGCCTGAGGGTCGGGTGGGTGAAATCTGGATACGAAGCGGGAGTGTCGGCAAGGGATACTGGAATAAACCGGAGTTCACGGCAGAGACGTTCGAAGCACGATTGGCGGATGATGACGATGAACGTCGATTCTTGCGATCGGGTGACCTAGGATTCTTTCACGAAGGTGAACTCTTCGTCACCGGACGCATCAAGGATTTGATCATCGTCCGTGGTGTCAATCGCTATCCCCAAGATATTGAAATGACGGTGGAACGGGCCGACCGACGTGTCCGGAACGGGGCTTCCGCGGCTTTCGCCGTTGATGTCGAGGGGCGCGAGCGACTGATTGTGGTGAGCGAGGTCGAGCGAAATCGGGACGATGACTGGGATGAGGTCATTGATGCCATTCGACGCGATGTCACGACAGAGCATGAATTGCCCCCGGATGGCGTGATTTTGGTTCGCAGTGGTTCGATCCCCAAGACATCGAGCGGCAAGATCCAGCGACACGCCTGTCGACAGGGGTTTCAAGAGGGATCGCTAGTCACCATCGCTCGCCGCTGCCTTTGGGAAACGGAAGCAACGCCACCCGACACACCCGAAGAAGCGGTCCTGCCTGTCAACGGCACGGTATCCGCGGCTGATTCGGTTCGCGTGCTCAATACGGTGATGCAGCAGGTGAAGGCGGTTGCCAAGGAGCGAGCCAAAGAAATCTATCCCCAGACAAGTATTGTCGAGTTGGGACTCGATTCACTTGAACGGATGGAAATCATCAATCTGTTGGAAGAAACATTCGGTGGTCAGTTGCCGGAAGATGTATTGCCGGAGATCGAAACTTGTCAAGAAGTTGCTGACGCAGTCATTACCCACTTGGGTGCGCGACAGGCTGACAAACCTGGCCGTCGGCGCTTTGAATCCATTCCGGCTGAGAACTATGACTTTGGGCAGATGACGGAGTACCTGCAGCTAAAACGGAATATGGAGATTCTCCAGTCAACCGGCTTGCCCAATCCTTACTTCCAACGACATCAAAGCGTAACACGGGATACGACCATGATCGATGGTCGTGAATTGATTAACTTTTCAAGCTACAACTATCTCGGTATGTCGGGTGATGCAGCCGTCGCTGAATCCGCGAAGAAGGCGATTGATCAATACGGCACGAGCGTTTCCGCAAGCCGTCTCGTTTCGGGACAAAAGACGATCCACACGGAATTGGAACGCGAGATCGCTGATTTTGTCGGCGCCGAAGACGCTTTGGTTTATGTGGGCGGTCATTCCACGAACGAGACCACAATTGGCCATCTGTTTGGACCGGGTGACCTGATTCTGCATGATGCACTCGCCCATAACAGTATCATTCAAGGTGCGATTCTTTCCGGTGCTCGGCGTCGTCCGTTCCCTCACAACGGTTTCGAGGAACTCGATCAGCTGTTGAAGGAATTAAGGCACGATTATCGTCGTGTGCTGATTGTCGTTGAAGGCGTCTACAGCATGGATGGTGATTACCCTGACCTGCCGGAATTTGTGGCAGTCAAGAAACGCCACAAGGTGTTTTTGATGGTTGATGAGGCTCATTCGATTGGGACGATGGGAGATCACGGGCGCGGGATGGCCGAATTCTTTGGGATAAACCCCCCCGACGTTGATCTGTGGATGGGGACTCTCAGCAAATCTTTTGGCAGTTGTGGCGGATACATTGCCGGTTGTCAGCAGGTGGTTGAATATTTGAAATATACGGCGCCGGGTTTCGTTTACAGTGTGGGGCTTTCACCATCGAACGCGGCGGCTGCTTTGGAGTCGATTCGTTTGCTGCGACAAGAACCCGAGCGGGCTCGCAAATGTATCAAAAATGCCCAATTATTCCTGCGGGAAGCACAGCAACATCGGCTGTGTACGGGCTTAAGTAAAGATACGCCCGTTGTACCGGTGGTGATTGGAAGTTCAGTCAACGCGCTCAGGTTGTCACGCCAGCTTTACGAACGGGGAATT